A single window of Cytophagia bacterium CHB2 DNA harbors:
- a CDS encoding GHKL domain-containing protein: MRKLILLLLLAGRFPPDAQAQNSELGLPFIRNYSPKEYRADIQNWAIVQDDRGVMHFGNNLGVLEYDGVAWRLLRLPNKSYVRSLAKDANGRVYVGGVGDFGYLASDSIHGSAFVSLLPHVPEAERGFADVWGIYATASGVYFRTASHLFRWSEDSRQIKFWKAATSFHGSFEINETLYLRQWEIGLLKLEADSLVLMPGGAQFADERVYVMLPFPGDDQKILVGTRTQGMFIFDGVSFRPFKTAADEFVKANLLYQPGALLQNGSMVLGTLLGGAVILDKEGRLLQKIDMTAGLLDNSVLCVYPDRAGALWLGLGNGIARVETGATLTLYDARRGLSGNVYRIHRHQGILYAAGNVGVFYLDAPTSAFKPVTGIANLSLGFLSAGEQLLAATVDGVYRIQQERAFPVRLSAQKDFESNVLCRSRIDSTRVFVGLFNGLASLRFSQGQWLEEGKLPNLQEEVRTIVSLENGGLWLGTSAQGVLRVTFDYNASEQLFVHSARVQRFGTAHGLPEGGAAVWEVAGTPYFVSPNGVFRFDAQNNRFIADSTFQIVSSLGSVDAFTLRQDNRGRVWVCFGREPAMGTPRPDSSYHWLQAPFVRFADEVIQTIYPENDGVVWFGSAYGAIRYDSRQPPDYAENYTTLIRRVIVGRDSVVYVGGHETQNRQPLAASITYNDNAVRFEFAAPTFAQEERNQYQTFLENFDQAWAPWSAEHVKEYTNLPPGEYRFRVKAKNSHGHESAAAEFAFAVLPPWYRTWWAYAGYALLLGMLIFAADRLQRRRLLRKERARAHLREVELRAESAEALAKAESERKKNIELLSEMGKQITASLDSDIIFHKLYEHVNQLADATIFGVGIYHPEQRQIEYRLALAKGKRYAPYTRDTRNKNQFPVWCIEHRQPVFINDVQQEYQRYIAEFKDPQRILEDGSRPETPQSLIYLPLVSQERVLGIITIQSFQKNAYTPFHLNLMQNLAAYTSIALDNADAYRRLDATLQHLKATQQQLVTQEKLASLGALTAGIAHEIKNPLNFVNNFASLLVELAEELRDELAPEQHALSAEKRAALDEILASVQQNSQKIVEHGKRADSIVRSMLQLSRGKAGEREPADINALLDEALNLTYHGLRARDTSFNIRIEKQYDDAIGKIEVVPQDLQRVFLNLINNGCYAVHQKKLAGAGNFSPTISLQTRLLGDHVEIRIRDNGNGIPPDIREKIFNPFFTTKPTGQGTGLGLSISHDIIVQEHRGEIKVETEEGKFTELVVRLPKNA, from the coding sequence ATGCGAAAGCTCATTCTCCTCCTCCTGCTTGCCGGCCGGTTTCCTCCGGACGCGCAGGCGCAAAACAGCGAGCTGGGATTGCCCTTCATCCGCAATTACAGCCCCAAGGAATATCGCGCCGACATCCAGAATTGGGCCATCGTGCAAGACGATCGCGGCGTGATGCATTTCGGCAACAATCTCGGCGTGTTGGAATATGACGGGGTCGCCTGGCGGCTGCTGCGCCTGCCCAACAAAAGTTATGTGCGCTCGCTGGCGAAAGACGCCAACGGCCGGGTTTATGTCGGCGGCGTGGGCGATTTCGGTTATCTGGCTTCGGATTCGATTCACGGCAGCGCATTCGTTTCGCTGCTCCCGCATGTGCCAGAAGCCGAGCGCGGCTTCGCCGATGTCTGGGGTATTTATGCCACGGCTTCCGGCGTGTATTTCAGAACCGCGAGCCATCTGTTCCGCTGGTCAGAAGATTCCCGTCAAATAAAATTTTGGAAAGCGGCCACCTCCTTTCACGGCTCGTTTGAAATCAATGAAACGCTGTATTTGCGCCAATGGGAAATCGGTTTGCTCAAGCTGGAGGCGGATTCACTCGTCCTGATGCCCGGCGGTGCGCAATTTGCCGACGAACGGGTTTATGTCATGCTGCCGTTCCCGGGAGATGATCAAAAAATTCTGGTGGGCACGCGCACACAGGGCATGTTCATATTCGATGGCGTCTCGTTTCGGCCGTTTAAAACCGCAGCCGATGAGTTCGTAAAAGCCAATCTGCTTTATCAGCCCGGTGCTCTATTGCAAAACGGCAGCATGGTTTTGGGAACGCTTCTCGGCGGCGCAGTTATTCTCGATAAAGAGGGGCGCTTGCTGCAAAAAATCGATATGACTGCGGGCTTGCTGGACAATTCGGTTTTATGCGTCTATCCCGATCGCGCCGGCGCCTTGTGGCTGGGGCTGGGCAATGGCATCGCGCGCGTGGAGACCGGCGCAACGCTGACGCTTTATGACGCGCGGCGAGGCCTGTCCGGCAACGTCTATCGCATACATCGCCATCAAGGAATCTTGTATGCCGCCGGCAATGTTGGCGTGTTTTATTTGGATGCGCCCACCTCCGCATTCAAACCCGTGACTGGCATCGCCAACCTGAGTTTGGGATTTCTTTCCGCGGGTGAACAATTGCTGGCGGCAACGGTTGACGGCGTTTATCGCATTCAGCAAGAGCGCGCCTTCCCGGTGAGGCTCTCCGCTCAAAAAGATTTTGAGTCAAACGTTCTGTGCCGCTCGCGAATCGATAGTACCCGCGTCTTCGTCGGGCTGTTCAACGGCCTGGCGTCGCTGCGATTTTCACAAGGCCAATGGCTGGAGGAAGGCAAGCTGCCCAACCTTCAAGAAGAAGTTCGTACGATCGTCTCACTGGAAAATGGCGGATTGTGGCTGGGCACTTCGGCGCAAGGCGTTTTACGTGTGACATTCGATTACAATGCCAGCGAACAACTCTTTGTACACAGCGCGCGGGTGCAGCGTTTCGGCACAGCGCACGGCTTGCCGGAAGGCGGCGCCGCGGTTTGGGAGGTTGCCGGCACGCCTTATTTTGTTTCGCCCAACGGCGTCTTTCGCTTTGACGCGCAGAACAATCGTTTCATCGCGGATTCAACGTTTCAAATCGTAAGCTCGTTGGGATCCGTCGATGCGTTCACGTTGCGGCAAGATAACCGTGGTCGGGTTTGGGTGTGCTTTGGACGGGAGCCGGCCATGGGAACGCCCCGGCCTGACAGCTCCTACCATTGGTTGCAAGCGCCTTTTGTGCGTTTCGCCGACGAGGTGATTCAAACGATTTATCCGGAAAATGACGGTGTGGTGTGGTTCGGCAGCGCTTATGGCGCCATTCGCTATGATTCCAGGCAACCGCCGGATTATGCCGAGAATTATACCACGCTCATCCGGCGGGTGATCGTAGGAAGAGATTCTGTGGTTTATGTTGGCGGACATGAAACCCAAAACCGGCAGCCGCTCGCGGCGAGCATAACATATAATGACAATGCCGTGCGCTTCGAATTTGCCGCACCCACATTCGCACAAGAAGAACGAAATCAGTACCAAACGTTTCTGGAAAATTTCGACCAGGCCTGGGCGCCGTGGAGCGCGGAGCATGTCAAAGAATACACCAACCTGCCGCCGGGAGAATATCGTTTTCGCGTCAAAGCGAAAAACAGCCATGGCCACGAAAGCGCTGCGGCAGAATTTGCCTTTGCCGTTCTGCCGCCGTGGTATCGCACCTGGTGGGCCTATGCCGGTTACGCCTTGTTACTCGGTATGCTGATTTTTGCCGCTGACCGCTTGCAGCGCCGGCGTTTGCTGCGCAAAGAGCGGGCGCGCGCCCATCTGCGCGAAGTGGAACTGCGCGCAGAATCCGCCGAGGCTTTGGCAAAAGCTGAAAGCGAACGCAAAAAAAACATCGAGCTGCTGAGCGAGATGGGCAAGCAAATTACCGCCTCGCTGGATAGCGACATTATCTTTCACAAATTATATGAACATGTCAATCAATTGGCCGATGCCACCATCTTCGGCGTCGGCATCTATCATCCGGAACAACGGCAAATCGAATACCGCCTCGCCCTGGCCAAGGGGAAGCGTTATGCCCCCTACACGCGCGATACGCGCAACAAAAACCAGTTTCCGGTGTGGTGCATCGAGCATCGTCAGCCGGTGTTTATCAATGACGTTCAGCAGGAATACCAGCGCTATATCGCGGAATTCAAAGATCCCCAGCGAATCTTGGAAGACGGCAGCCGGCCGGAAACGCCGCAATCATTGATCTACTTGCCGCTCGTTTCTCAGGAAAGAGTCCTGGGCATCATCACCATTCAGAGTTTTCAGAAGAATGCCTATACCCCCTTTCATCTCAACCTGATGCAAAACCTGGCGGCTTACACCAGCATCGCGCTCGACAACGCCGATGCCTACCGCCGCCTCGATGCCACGTTGCAGCATCTCAAAGCCACACAACAACAACTGGTCACACAGGAGAAGCTGGCCTCACTCGGCGCCTTGACCGCCGGCATTGCGCATGAAATTAAGAATCCGCTGAACTTTGTGAACAACTTTGCTTCGCTGTTGGTGGAATTGGCCGAAGAACTGCGTGACGAACTTGCCCCGGAACAACATGCGTTGAGCGCAGAAAAACGCGCGGCGCTCGACGAAATTCTCGCGAGCGTGCAGCAAAACTCTCAGAAGATCGTGGAACACGGAAAGCGTGCCGACAGCATCGTGCGCAGCATGTTGCAGCTCTCCCGCGGCAAGGCCGGCGAACGCGAGCCGGCCGATATCAATGCCTTGCTGGACGAAGCCCTTAATCTCACCTACCACGGCCTGCGCGCGCGCGATACTTCCTTCAATATTCGCATCGAAAAACAATACGATGACGCCATCGGCAAAATCGAAGTGGTGCCGCAGGATTTGCAGCGCGTTTTTCTGAACCTCATCAACAACGGCTGTTATGCCGTGCATCAAAAAAAACTGGCGGGCGCGGGCAATTTTTCCCCCACCATCTCTTTACAAACGCGATTGCTCGGTGATCACGTGGAAATCCGCATCCGTGACAACGGCAACGGCATCCCACCAGACATTCGCGAGAAAATTTTCAATCCGTTTTTCACCACGAAACCAACGGGGCAGGGAACGGGCTTGGGGTTATCGATCAGTCACGATATTATTGTGCAGGAGCATCGCGGGGAGATTAAAGTGGAAACCGAGGAAGGCAAGTTCACGGAGCTTGTGGTGCGGCTGCCGAAGAACGCCTAG
- a CDS encoding HEPN domain-containing protein produces MEFAVFLTKARENQEAAQLCRSHGLYIACAARAYYAMFQAAVAILLAQGFIFEHRKHLDHAQIQSLFANELINRRKIFQSKFRSYLYDASFLRAIADYKAISISQAQANRQMQKLQEFIAAIQQEIPS; encoded by the coding sequence TTGGAATTCGCCGTTTTCTTGACAAAAGCCCGTGAAAATCAAGAAGCCGCGCAGTTGTGCCGCAGTCACGGTTTGTACATCGCCTGCGCCGCACGCGCTTACTATGCGATGTTCCAAGCCGCTGTGGCGATTCTCTTGGCGCAAGGTTTCATTTTTGAACATCGAAAACACCTCGATCATGCGCAGATACAGTCGCTGTTTGCAAATGAATTGATCAATCGCCGGAAAATTTTCCAAAGTAAATTCAGATCATATTTATACGATGCCAGTTTTCTGCGTGCGATTGCAGACTACAAAGCAATTTCAATTAGCCAGGCGCAAGCGAATCGGCAGATGCAAAAATTGCAGGAGTTCATTGCTGCAATCCAACAGGAGATACCATCATGA